CCGCGCATCCTGACCCCGACCGACGCCCTGGTCCGGATCACCACGAGCTGCATCTGTGGCTCCGACCTGTGGCACTACCGCGGGGCGACCAGCAAACGCGGCCGGATCGGGCACGAGCTCGTCGGCGTGGTCGAGGACGTCGGTGACCAGGTGGCCACCGTGCGGGCCGGCGATCTGGTCATCGCGCCGTTCGTGTGCTCCTGCGGGGTGTGCGGACCCTGCCGGTCCGGTTGGCCGACCTCGTGCGTCCGGTCCGCCGGGTGGGCCGGGACCGACCGCGACGGGCACCCGGTCGACGGCGGCCAGGGCGAGTTCGCCCGGGTCCCGCTCGCCGACGGCACCCTGGTCACCGCACCGGTCGCCCCGGACGACCCGCGGATCCCCGCCCTGCTCTCGCTGTCCGACGTGATGGGCACCGGCCACCACGCGGCCCACTCCGCCGGGGCCGCCCCGGGCCGGACGATCGCGGTGATCGGCGACGGTGCGGTCGGTCTGTGCGCCGTGCTGGCCGCATCCCGGCTCGGCGCGGAACGCGTCATCCTGCTGTCCACCCATCAGGACCGCAGCGAACTCGGCACGGCCTTCGGCGCCACCGACGTGGTCGCCGCCCGCGGGGCGGACGCGGTCGCCGCCGTCCGCGAGCTGACCGACGGCGCGGGGGTGGACGGCGCCGCGGAATGTGTGGGCACCGCCGGGTCCTGGGACACGGCACTGGATCTGGTCCGGCCCGGCCCGGGGGCACGGTCGGCTGGGTCGGTGTCCCGCACGAGGTCAAGGAGGGTCTGCCGATCTGGAAGATGTTCGGCGGCAACATCTCCGTCCGTGGCGGCATCGCACCGGCCCGCGCCTACCTGCCCGAGCTGCTGCCCGAGGTGCTCGCCGGCACCCTGGATCCGGGACCCGTGTTCACCGCCACGGTCACGCTGGACGAGATCGCCGACGGGTACCGGGCGATGGACGAGCGGCGCGCGATCAAGGTGCTGGTCCAACCGTGACCGGCCGCCGATTCCGCAACCGGTCCGGGAAATCCACGCTCCGACGTCTCTGACCGCCGGTCCGCGCCTCTGTGCAGGTAGGCCCGCATCACCCAACCCGAAGGCGGCACATCATGGAATTCAGCATTCCGGCCCTGCCCGACCCTGATCCCAGCACGGTCCCGCTGGGCGGCACCCCGGTACAGACCACCGGCCGCTTCATCGTTGTGTTCGCCCGAGGCACCGACGCCAAGGCGACCCTGGCCCGGACCGCCGGCGTCGGCACCGTGGCCGATTCGCGCGACTTCACCGCCCAGGCCGTCGATTTCAGTCAGACCGAGGGGTCGGACGCGGTCTGGTTCGACACCCTGGGCGTCGCCGTCGTCACGGCCGAACCGGCTCAACTCGGGGCGCTGCGGACCGCCGAGGCCGGTGAGGACGCGATCATCTCGGTCTCGCCGGAGCTGATTCACCACATCCTGGACGGCGACTACCTGCAGGGTTACCGGGACGGGGTCAGTGACCTGGCCGGGCGGCTCGGCGCGGTCGAGCGGCCGGCAGGCTCCGGAGTGTCCGCGGCCGCCGCCAATCCCTCGTTCGCCGACAACGCCCAATTCACCTGGGGCCTGCAGGCGACCGGAGTGTCGACCTCACCCCAGTCCGGCGCCGGCATCAAGGTCGCCGTCCTGGACACCGGGTTCGACGTGGGCCATCCCGACTTCGTCGGCCGTTCGGTGACCACCCAGTCCTTCGTTGCCGGGGAGACCGTCCAGGACGGGCACGGCCACGGCACCCACTGCATCGGTACCTCCTGCGGGTCGAAGGCGCCGGAGACCGGACCGAGGTACGGCGTCGCCTACGGCGCGTCGATCTACGCCGGAAAGGTGCTGGGCGACAGCGGCTCCGGCTCCGACGGGGGCATCATCGCCGGCATCAACTGGGCCGTGGAGAACGGCTGCCACGTGATCTCCATGTCCCTGGGGGCGGACGTGG
This genomic window from Nakamurella multipartita DSM 44233 contains:
- a CDS encoding S8 family serine peptidase yields the protein MEFSIPALPDPDPSTVPLGGTPVQTTGRFIVVFARGTDAKATLARTAGVGTVADSRDFTAQAVDFSQTEGSDAVWFDTLGVAVVTAEPAQLGALRTAEAGEDAIISVSPELIHHILDGDYLQGYRDGVSDLAGRLGAVERPAGSGVSAAAANPSFADNAQFTWGLQATGVSTSPQSGAGIKVAVLDTGFDVGHPDFVGRSVTTQSFVAGETVQDGHGHGTHCIGTSCGSKAPETGPRYGVAYGASIYAGKVLGDSGSGSDGGIIAGINWAVENGCHVISMSLGADVASVHPPYTVVGQRALDAGSLIVAAAGNNADRRVGNFGFVGTPANSPFIMAVGALDQKLDMAYFSARTLAGTRGGQVDIAGPGYQVYSSWLMPTRYKTISGTSMATPHVAGVAALWAELTGYRGRDLWATLAQDSQRLLQPSVDVGGGLVLAPQ